In a genomic window of Vespula vulgaris chromosome 13, iyVesVulg1.1, whole genome shotgun sequence:
- the LOC127068409 gene encoding leucine-rich PPR motif-containing protein, mitochondrial-like, which produces MNVSLYNMLLQLYVQNKYKFSPLEILSDMKKRSIEPNEDTYKKILEYYCKNGNMEDAITIFKYMKNENYPLDIDIFNLIIMGYFEIGELSNAIDVLTIMPKINLIPSNETYTTLMCGFAKNNDIESIQELLFRCQKKKVNFTNKNILDVIYAFIVHKNVDYVDEMLDILKKPYEAEGIDFFGKVIDIKQEDIATKILFYMHPHIRNDFFKNKYENFFINKFIYSNVIPEKIIDMCRHFYTKFNNTQTFTEAIYISFKHDNDLLTSKLLKEWKNNGHKLRPHYFWPFLTKFQNNHDIKGLLDYVKDMITIYDVIPCAHTIANFIIPNLLSNNIISVFLLEELGIPEEVARNAILYSLLNKNKTKSAFMYVLDYPICYRDFILGSSLRQALFNTYDIYAYLEIARNLYTETSSGKIQKVSLTDKISDIMDFLYENPTCISKIMEYLLKNKLQISNDICETLFNYQNKDVLHEEVEQSESIFKTLITTEMENEQTQTKDLMSKQLHSFTSRDPTIPFKILLHSKGWSTAITRDMNIFIADQLLKQYTIEESKKILKKLINEYPTYASSQLSLTYAQNLVSVGNLDDAAEIIEYTGKIIKCDGNILEKYTKSLLNETALTGNEEVVKRFYDIFLNINYMKSQNFLDPFIIIHIEQGNIIKALETAITLGEKYKHIPALKELIESIVLTKDVKLLQHFINVATKIYKEQYILIELILCFLKNDFLEEAKKVIKFFCTSNYKFTVIQDSLHNSFEKKYTTILEKLLDFSVDYPNANRSIIYECLIEIYVEERDYKNGLNLRRKMQKEKVSPTEKFTTYFNKLSTNFPIHTNLRKL; this is translated from the exons ATGAATGTAAGTCTTTATAATATGCTATTACAACTTTatgtacaaaataaatataaattttctccaTTGGAAATTTTATctgatatgaaaaaaagatccATTGAGCCAAATGAAGATACATACAAGAAAATTTTAGAGTACTATtgtaaaaatggaaatatggAAGATGCGATaactatatttaaatacatgaAGAATGAGAATTATCCCTTAGATATAGatatctttaatttaataataatgggATACTTTGAAATTgg tGAACTAAGTAATGCAATAGATGTTCTTACTATTATGCCAAAGATTAATCTAATTCCTTCAAATGAGACTTATACTACACTTATGTGTGGTTTTGCAAAAAACAATGACATAGAGAGCATACAAGAACTATTATTTAGatgtcaaaagaaaaaagtaaattttacaaataaaaatatattagatgtGATATATGCCTTTATAGTTCATAAAAATGTAGATTATGTGGACGAG atGCTTGACATACTGAAGAAACCATACGAAGCAGAAGGTATAGATTTTTTTGGAAAagttatcgatataaaacaaGAAGATATAGCtacaaaaatacttttttatatgcaTCCTCAtataagaaatgattttttcaagaataaatacgaaaatttcttcataaataaatttatatacagcAATGTG attcctgaaaaaattatagatatgtGTAGACATTTTTAcacgaaatttaataatacccAAACATTTACAGAagcaatttatatttcttttaaacatGATAATGATCTTTTAACTTCAAAGTTActaaaagaatggaaaaacaATGGTCATAAACTTAGGCCACATTATTTTTGGCCATTTTTAactaaatttcaaaataatcatGATATTAAAG gtcTTCTGGACTATGTAAAGGATATGATCACAATATATGATGTTATACCTTGTGCACATACAAttgcaaattttattatacctaATTTATTAAGCAATAATATCATTTCTGTCTTTTTATTAGAAGAACTTGGCATACCAGAAGAAGTAGCAAGAAATGCTATACTCTAttctttgttaaataaaaataaaacaaaatccGCTTTCATGTATG tttTAGATTATCCTATTTGTTATAGAGACTTTATATTGGGAAGCTCACTCAGACAGGCATTATTTAACACATATGATATTTATGCTTATTTGGAAATTGCAAGGAATTTGTATACAGAAACAAGCTCTGGAAAGATACAAAAAGTTTCTTTGACTGataaaatatctgatattatGGATTTCTTATATGAAAATCCCACATGTATTTCCAAG ATAATGGAATATTTGTTAAAGaacaaattacaaatttctaaTGATATTTGTGAAACtttgtttaattatcaaaataaagaTGTACTGCACGAGGAAGTGGAACAATCGGAAAGTATATTTAAAACTTtg atTACAACAGAAATGGAAAATGAACAGACGCAAACGAAAGATTTGATGTCGAAACAATTGCATTCTTTTACTTCTCGTGACCCTACAATTCCATTCAAAATCTTATTg CATTCAAAAGGCTGGAGTACTGCTATTACACGTGACATGAATATCTTTATAGCAgatcaattattaaaacaatatacGATCgaggaaagtaaaaagattttaaaaaaattaataaatgaatatccTACTTATGCCAGCTCTCAATTATCTTTAACTTATGCACAAAATTTAGTATCAGTAGGTAATTTAGATG ATGCAGCAGAAATAATTGAGTATACCGGCAAGATAATAAAATGCGAtggaaatatattagaaaaatacacTAAATCATTATTGAATGAAACTGCTTTAACGGGCAATGAAGAAGtagtaaaaagattttatgacatatttctaaatataaattatatgaaatcaCAGAATTTTTTAGATCCATTTATCATAATTCATATTGAACA gggtaatataattaaagctTTGGAAACTGCTATAACATTGggtgaaaaatataaacacatacCTGCATTAAAGGAATTAATTGAATCAATAGTCTTAACAAAAGATGTGAAATTATTGcaacattttataaatgttgctacaaaaatttataaggaacaatatattttaatagaattaatcCTATGCTTTCTGAAAAATGACTTCCTAGAAGAAgctaaaaaagtaataaag tttttttgTACATCCAATTACAAATTTACAGTTATACAGGACAGCTTACAcaattcttttgaaaaaaagtataccacaatattagaaaaattacttGACTTTTCAGTAGACTATCCTAATGCAAATAgatctattatatatgaatgtcTTATCGAAATTTATG ttgAAGAAAGAGATTACAAAAATGGGTTGAATTTACGGAGAAAAatgcagaaagagaaagtatcaCCAACTGAGAAGTTCAccacatattttaataaactatCAACAAATTTTCCGATTCATACAAATTTAAGAAAGCTATAA
- the LOC127068480 gene encoding barrier-to-autointegration factor B: protein MSSTSQKHKNFVAEPMGEKPVTDLAGVGEVLGRRLEAAGFDKAYVVLGQYLVLKKNKELFQEWMKDACSANAKQSNDCYQCLTDWCEEFL, encoded by the exons ATGTCTAGTACATCCCAAAAACACAAAAATTTTGTAGCAGAGCCAATGGGTGAAAAACCAGTTACTGATTTAGCTGGTGTTGGTGAAGTTCTTGGAAGAAGACTGGAAGCTGCTGGTTTCGACAAA gcaTATGTAGTACTTGGACAATACttagttttgaaaaaaaacaaagaactGTTTCAAGAATGGATGAAAGATGCTTGTTCAGCTAATGCAAAACAATCTAATGATTGTTATCAGTGTCTTACGGACTGGTGTGAAGAATTTTTGTAA
- the LOC127068458 gene encoding tetraspanin-31-A — MCGGFTCSKSALTALNILYIVVAFILIGVAVYGRASALVTNLPIIGGILACGVILILISILGLIGAVKHHQVLLFFYMLILFLLFLIQFSIACACLAVNAKQQEQLAEQGWRRVGDDLRAKVEETFHCCGFNDTVIEKDPLACHDKNRTCCPFSDRECTDRCPLCMQKLQSTIDYAFKLCGSIGLFFSFTEVIAAFVAKHYKNQLDPQQKAARAAFPQLNYLY, encoded by the exons ATGTGTGGTGGTTTTACGTGCTCGAAAAGTGCGCTGACAGCACTAAATATACTCTATATC gtTGTTGCATTTATTTTGATTGGTGTCGCAGTTTATGGAAGAGCATCAGCTTTAGTCACTAATCTTCCTATAATTGGTGGAATTTTAGCCTGTGGAGTGATACTTATTCTCATTTCTATTCTTGGGCTAATTGGTGCTGTTAAACATCATCAAGTTTTATTGTTCTTT TACATGCTTATCTTGTTCCTTCTATTTTTGATTCAATTCAGCATTGCTTGTGCTTGTCTTGCAGTTAATGCTAAACAACAAGAACAACTTGCAGAACaa GGATGGAGACGCGTTGGAGATGATTTAAGAGCTAAAGTAGAAGAAACCTTCCATTGCTGTGGATTTAATGACACTGTTATCGAAAAAGATCCCTTGGCATGCCATGATAAAAAT AGAACTTGCTGTCCTTTCTCTGACCGTGAATGTACTGACCGATGTCCACTATGTATGCAAAAATTGCAATCTACAATTGATTATGCCTTCAAACTTTGTGGTAGTATAGGATTATTTTTCAGTTTTACAGAG gtaATCGCAGCTTTTGTAGCGAAGCATTACAAAAATCAGCTAGATCCGCAACAGAAAGCTGCAAGAGCTGCATTTCCCCAACTAAATTATCTTTACTAA